From the genome of Nicotiana tabacum cultivar K326 chromosome 2, ASM71507v2, whole genome shotgun sequence:
GTTCTTTAACTCACTTCAACACCAAGTAATTTCCTAAGTCGTCACAACGAGAAAGAAAGGGAGTTAATGGTAACCACGATATTCTTTACGTCGAACTTGCGTGGTTTATCTCTGGATTAACTCTAGGATCATGGGGGAACCCTTGGAGAGCATCTAATAGGGTTTAGGAACTGTTTTGGTcgagaaaaatgagttaaaacgacTTAGAATTGACTTATATACAAGCTGGTGTTTTACActgactttgtgggtcccaagggagctgcttgcgcagtctcgcaaaaatgtgaatatctctctactctgatgtcttatcgacaaacggtttaatgcgttagaaactagacttgtagatcttcaattttgtaggtGGATCACCCCATGATtcaaagtatattgggagaaacacgcagctacatttgacctaatgttcagCACATTtacgaatgtaacttgtgatgacctttgccaacttttgttccacaactcgcttgagttcaaaacataacacatgactatcatacgactaaaataactcataacataacctacttatcatgttaagcaccctagtctcatccCAAATTAcacgttataacattcccaacttgtcaactttcgacaaaatttattttcttcaatccgtttagcttctaagccttccaacccgcttggtacttgttatccatgatctttaatatttgtaacctccaaagtaacattatcaacttactttatgtactttaaaAGAGTATCAACTTACTTCCAACCCGCTTGGTACtttatgagcttacatcaattgacttacgatgtacttttACCTACGAAAACATGGAGTGTAACACCAGTAGTGGCATATTCTCTTCAAAGTCAGCATATTCCATTCTACTAGCTCAGGGGGGGCACCTCACTTGGCCAGGAACCCTCCTTCACATGGATCTAGAAGATAGATGCCCCAAACAAGATCAAATTCTTCACATGGCTCCTAGTTCACAACATGTTACCTACCAATAAGTATCTCCACAACATGGCCACCTGCGCAGCCCCATGAACATGCAAGGCGTGTAATTATTGTTTTGTTTTATGAAGTAACTagtttaccaaaaaaaaaaataactctcACCCAAAAGAGGCTGGCACAAGCCCGGGCATATCATGCTCTGGCTCAAACTCAACTCATTCACTGGGTCTTTCTAGTTTGACTACCCTCACCATCGCATTATATGAAAATACTCATTACATCGAACCTCTATTGAAAATTTTGCATTACCTTCTATGGTATTGGTtgccttttccttcttttctttctcttcagTTCATAATTTTGAGTCTTGGACTTTCTAATGGATTATACCTCAACCAATATTCATAGCGAtattttcttatgatttttacTCGTACCGTTACAACGTCTTTCCAAGAAATAGTGAATGAGCTAGTCGAGCAACAGTGAATAATTTGCTAGTCTACACTTTATAGCATCTGATACATGCGCCAATACCACCCTTTTTTTAATATTACCAAGGATAAATCTATCGTATCAGGTACATGCTTTCTATGCAAATTTATTAAATCTAGTGCATCTACATGCTGCTGGATTGTATATAACTTGAAGATTCCACTTTGAGTTCCCTCTTGCAGAAGAAATCAAGAATATGCTACATAGCACATCAGTATCGAGCTAAAAGAAATGCAATCTAAATTCAAGACAAATTCAGCTCAAACAGTCCTGTAAGGGGGAAAAATAGTCGATAACTTCTATAAAGCAAGAGGAGCATAAAGATTAACACGGAACATCATAAAGTACAGCAAAAGCCTTGTTAATTTAGCCACTTTGGCAATTGCAATTTTAAGCACCTGGTCTTCAATCCCTTACTAAAAGGAAGAGTACACTAACAACAGCATTTTTTTCCAAAGCATGAACTCCCTTCTAATTAGGCATCCTTCAACTATTACCAATAATAGGCTAGATCAGAACCTATATCGAATTTCTGCAAGTCATACCGCAATCTTACTTAAGAAGTTGATAATAGCTAACTTATTCAAGAAATCAACTTGGAGGAGAAGTAACACATTCAATACCACATAGTTTACCATGCTGAGCCAAACTGAAGGAAGTTTTGGTAAAAGTTCATATCCGACTTATATCACGGCCAAAGATAAAAGTTGTCAACCAGTTGATTGCTACATAGAATCTGTTCCGCCAGCTTACAACACGAGTTAGATATGCTGAACGCCAAATTAACCAACTCGTGAATCCTGCCAAAGAGAGACCTTTTCCCGCCTGCAATAAGTCATCAAATGAATAAGCTAACAAGTTTTATCGGGTATGAAGCATTTCCACAAAATGATAAAGACCTTGCTCTCTCTAAGGTCCACAAGGGCCTTATATCTGCCAACAGTAGCCATGCTCCCTAAGTGTTTATACATAAATGGATCTCCGAGGTTCATGTCCTTTGCAGAATTAGCACGCCCTCCACCTTCTTTACCCAACCGGTTCAACAGACCTGCCAGATATTTTCCCTGGCGTTCTGCAACCTGATCAAACCAAAGAAAGGTACATCAAGAAAACTGGACTAGTTCACCTTTCAAAGCTGCAGTTAGTTTCAGACACACTATATCTTAACCATAACAGAATATTCATCATCTATCACAGACATCCAACAACAATATACAACACAAAGAGTATGATTATGTAAGGTGTTATTATACAGCAAGTTCCATGAATTTTCTCGACTCACCTAACAGAATCATGCACTCAACTAAATAATAATAAGATAAACAAATGGAAATGCCACCTACAATGCCTGATAGCATAGTTTAAGGTGGCGGAAATCCGAGATGGTGAATACTGAGTAACGACCAGCCACCACAACAGTATATCCTCATATGATAATATGCATTATAGAGCCTCTGAAAACAGAGGGTTTTATAGCCTACATAATCATCTATAATAGAGCACTTAAATCAGAAGCACATAACTGTGTTTTCAAATTCAGGTGAATCGATGATGCGGTAAACTGGATATATATAATAAGCCTCGCAtccaataattttcaaaactttaTGACTTTGCAACCTCATCTTTAGACTTGACACACTTCGGCAACTCTATacaaaaaaatttaagaaatgtATTGTCCCAGTAACTCACTTGGGCCAAAGCTGGAAGAACTTGTTTGCCTGTACTCTCAAGGAACCCACTGCAATCGCCAATTGAGAAGACATCCTGAACTGATGGGATGCGTAACCATTCATCAATCCCTATCCTGTTAGTTACAGATACTTGTCAGTATATTATAGacaaataaaacaacataaaatagGCCTAGCTTTGGAAAGACGAAACATGGAAAACCAGAGGCGGCAATGATCCAGCTATCTATTTGAACATAAGTTGGAGTCGACCATTTTTATATTCTTATTCTAggttatcaaaaaagaaaagttgTTTTTCAAACCGGTTTTGGAAAGGCCTTTCTTGAGCCGAGGTTCTAtcggaaacaacatctctacctctcacaaggtagggataaggtctgtgtATACCCCACCCTCCTCAGACcacacttgtgggattacactaggtCTCTCACAAGGTAGGGGAAAGGTCTGCGTATaccctaccctccccagacccacttgtgggattacattgagtttgttgttattgtagtatcaaaaaagaaaagttgGAGTCGACTGTTTTGGTCGACCGTTTTGGCTACTTATGATCACTAAACAGAACAACCTCGCCTATTCCAGCTGAGCAGGAAAATCTTACCAAGTCCAATAATCATTAAATGTCCAGATACAGAAATAAGTGACTTGCTCCAATTCTAACTCTAGACTTACCTCCCCCTAGCTTTTGGTAAATCCAGAGAGTTCACAAAAGGCGAGGGCCCAACCCCAGTAGACCACACTAACAGACCATATGGGACATCCGTGCCATCACTAAGAATTATCTTCTCAGGTTGCACATCCTTTACAACTCCTCGTACAAGACGAACTCCTGACTGAAAACGGACATTAATAATAACTGGAAAGAAATACAATAAGGATAGAATATCAAATACCTGacataaataaatgaaaattaTAACCGGCATGCTCAAGTTGAATCGGTTGGGAGCAAACAACATGAAAGTTCATCTTCATGTATGCCAGCATCAAAAAGATGGAGTAAAAGACAAAAAAGTATGGCAAGGAAGTCCCATGGAAGAGAGACAAGCGTATGAGTGAGAAATTAATCCAGAACTGGAGCCATAGGAGCAACAAGGgcataaaatataaaattaattccaGTGCTGGAGCCAGATATGGTAGAAAAGCAATCCACTACAGGAGCCATAGGAAAGCGAAAAGGGCATAAGGAAGAAAACTAATTCTAGTCCAGAGAAATTAAGGTAGTATTTCACATATTCTTTGGAGTGATGGGGCCTACTGATGATCAAGGACAAGTTCGAATAAAAGAAGTAATATAGAATAATACTTCTCCGCGGATTATTTTATTCCCTAACTATCGTAAAGTTCAGGAATTTTAATGCTACAATTTATAACACATCAATCATCACTAGCACAAGATATTTCATCTTATGCATAAAATATATTCATGCATTCCTTGGAGTAATGGTGCCTTATGACTATCAAGGGCAGCTTCAGACAAAACACATCAATTTAGGATAAAGCTTCTCCGCTGTTTATGAGGTTCTCTGACCATTATCATGTTCTGGAAGTTCAGTGGTGTAATTCACAAATAATCACTAGCAAAAGTTGTATGGGCCTATATAAACAAAAATGATGCTTTCGCATTAAGAAAGAACCGAGGAACAATTTTGCAATTGTCCCGTCTTAAATTCACTCTGAAGCTTCATCATCTTGCAATTCACCCGGTATGGAGTAACTGAAATTCAGAACACAGTTCTATCAGCTAGCTGATAAAGAGTAACATGCCAAAGTTCATATTGAACTCTCTCCTATACATGGATTCAGCAACTGTCTTTTTGCTTCTTAATTCTGCCTGTGGAGATTAGGCACACATGGTAAACCTACTATGCCAGGTGACCCAGGAAGCACCATCCTACTAGCATAATAATTTGGAGAAATGGATAAGCAGAAAGTTCTTCTCATCTTTGATGAATTTTTATTCCTAATCCTTTTGGCTGAGCTTCATGAATATAGGATGAGACTGTTAAGCTTATGGAAAGCAGAAGCTTTTTTTTTGGATGGATATGGAAACAAGAGCTTTGTTCTGTTTGGTGATGCATTCTCAAATCCTAAGGCTGTCCTTTTAGAGCTGTTAAAAAGGTTGCATATAACCAATCTACTCACTCTTCCTTGGGTAATAGTATAAATTCTATAGAACCAATCAAGAAAAAGTTctttttcaaagctataaataattatcaaatatatagCCTTTGTATATTATGAGATATTCGAAGTCGCAATTCTTTTTTGATAGATTGAAACTGCACATTTTAATACGCCAACCACTATCCCCAGAAATGTCATTACACAAATTAAAAATTGTGAAGTAATGATTTCTTATGATAAAACAAATGATCTCTCCATTTCTGACAATGCTATAGTACAGACAACACGTACATGTATGCACTACATAGTTATATATATGGCAGAATAACGCATAATTATATATCTCTTTGACAAATTCTCACCTTAGTCAACTGTTTGATTGCATATACACGTAAACGATCATCGAAGGAGGATAAGATCTCATTTGCCTGTCAGATGAGGACACAGAGATTAAAGTAATTAATGCTACAGCTCCTTCACTGGTAAATAACAGAAAAGCAAGTATAGTGATACTAACACCTTAAACAACCGAAATATTTGAAGGATATCTATACTGGCAGTGCAGTGAAAAGAACCAAAAAACGACAGAGGCATAGCCATTTTAAAAATTGTAAAAAGTTTACCTCAATCAATGTAACGTGAATATAATCTTTGACATGAGCATATCTTTGATGAACATCCCTCATGATAAAGTCGCTAAGTTCACCACTGAACTCAACTCCTGTTGGCCCACCTCCAACGACTACACAGTGTAAGAGACGACGCTTCTCTTCCTCAGTAACTCCTGCGCCCATTACCAAATCAAGAAATTAGTCTATTACTTACTTCAGATATCAGGTGTTTCAAATGAATC
Proteins encoded in this window:
- the LOC107786891 gene encoding internal alternative NAD(P)H-ubiquinone oxidoreductase A1, mitochondrial; this translates as MHWLKNLIQLSSTRSSFKSLTPVSPSLTQLLQFSVAATSGLEPTKGDQKPRVVVLGSGWAGCRLMKGLDTSIYDVVCVSPRNHMVFTPLLASTCVGTLEFRSVAEPIGRIQPAISSEPDSYFYLANCTAVDFANHVVSCQTVTDGVDVLEPWNFKISYDKLVIASGAQAMTFGIKGVMEHAIFLREVHHAQEIRRKLLLNLMLSDVPGVTEEEKRRLLHCVVVGGGPTGVEFSGELSDFIMRDVHQRYAHVKDYIHVTLIEANEILSSFDDRLRVYAIKQLTKSGVRLVRGVVKDVQPEKIILSDGTDVPYGLLVWSTGVGPSPFVNSLDLPKARGRIGIDEWLRIPSVQDVFSIGDCSGFLESTGKQVLPALAQVAERQGKYLAGLLNRLGKEGGGRANSAKDMNLGDPFMYKHLGSMATVGRYKALVDLRESKAGKGLSLAGFTSWLIWRSAYLTRVVSWRNRFYVAINWLTTFIFGRDISRI